The genome window acgcccgtaccgtacagTACGAATACATTTACCGTTCCTCCCCTGGCATGTACTAAATGTGGTACAGCGGAAGATACACAAGTTTACATGCCAAAACCAGGGGGCCGCCATAACTCTACAcatatgcaattcatttccgccggaagtggtttgcacagcgtctgccggtgtaaacacagcgatttgtctatgctagcttgggatcacggttctactactttgacatacttgtcgtttgacattgactactggataagttgccaacgttgttgcatgtacttgtggataacgtcgtagccatacttttaagtacattttagaatagatttatagttataaagcttttgccagtccatcattttggagcttttaacatggagcaaaggcaatgtTAGAAGATGACTTAAGTCGGTggttcattagaacatttgttgtctagctcttcaatctctaggcaaaatgtaggctaattatttggctaaaggatgccacacgtatcagacagaagttgttctaTACATTtgtagcccgacattaaaaactGTTATAGttggttgactgatcgcgttgttgtacccagtcaaaggaataaacacacaggaacatcatgaacattcaatggtcttgccagttatcctggcaaaacatgtggcataatgttctttatttattgccaggacacggtccAAAAAGCCTAGGCATtttaaaattgaaagctaattcATTTGGGATTTCTAgactatacttgatgttacatattgatgttcagcctattcaatttaacaacttcagaaggacaagacaggcagtacactgttatccttatttatgttgcttgtcactgcctgaagtgcctacgtatctatctattcttcctatgaacccgctTATGACTGCTTTTAACAAgtaccggttggctacacacctcatgccgggcttatacagatgtgaaaccgcaatgctttgggctatcttgttgttattatcagtgacctatgcactttgtaaagctctctcttggaagtcgctttggataaaagcgtctgctaaatgaataaatgtaatgtaatgtaaatgtctatattggcactttgaaaggtttgaatcattatatccacatatcaatgtataattattaaatccactgcaacaatagacaaaggaacaccaacaaaatgtgaatagcctacaaacaataagCATACTACTGTGTTATAActgtaacaggctagaggcgattctaagTTTTAAAATTGGTCGTAGCACTCCTatctaaccactcgttcaggtgctttctcgagtgtttgcaaccaactaccgcacacgtcgttcccgaGCCACTTTTCTTAATGTTGTACATTtgatatcctctttgtcactgcgatatcagtgctttgtcggcacaacggagctagctagcaaaacaaacccagcccgccagaacgtAAATGGATTGCAaataggggagcagttcaggaagtagagcggaaacggctcaaAAACTTGTCTGAAAAAACATGACTGGCTATGTATGAAATAAATTGACACCTATGAAATCCATTGACAAAGACGAAAACTAAAGACATTTTCTCTATAattctattttattttagttAGTTTTGTAAAGACACAATACAGTTTCAGTTAGTTATCGTTTTTTTATAAAGGctcgtttttatttttatttgagttaatgaaaaaaaaaaaaaacttgttttCGTTTTTTCGTTAGTTTTCGTTAACGATAATAACCTTGCCCTCCACCACTACTGAGGGTGTTAACATGGTGCTACATCAGCATCAGTGACATTAGCATGGACGCTCAGGATGGTCTGAGAAGAACAAAACTCCAGAAATATCCACCTTGCATGTTTGGAGTCCAACAAAGGAGTTTTTGTAAAAGCTAGTTGGAACAGTTTGCGTTGTAACAGTTGTGTAACATTAATGAATGCTGTCTGATTTGTTGCGTGCATTGATTGCAGAAGACTTGTTTCGGTTGATTAGCAACAAAGAGGATTTTTTTGCCGAAGATTTTAACTTTTTGGGGATTTTTTTTGAGCCATCTTAAAAAAATTCAAAAactgcagtctgtctgtgtgctagGTAGGCAATACATAAGGTTCAATGAGATTATTGATGATTGTGAACTGAAATAATATATACCTTTTTAACGCATTTCTGACTCTTTGACTGTTTAGTTAATTATATCTGCTATTCCAAGGTTAATTTCACTCTGAAAGATTTGGTTTGTTTAGCGCTTTTCATGGACCCCAATGACGCTTCAGAGAGCAAACATAAACAGATGATGGACATATGGTGGGGAGGTGTTGTAGTAGAGCACCATGTGACACATAGGCTATCACCCTCATTTTCATTTTTGCACCCTCGTTAAAACGCCAAGCTCCCCAGAAAAAAATGTCTGGCTCTGCCACTGCAATACACTGATACTTGTAGCCTACTAAATGAAGGAGCAGTGACCATAGTATACTAATGAAACAACCGTGTTAGCAACTAGTTAGTCTAGATAGGTTATCTGTCCcttgtacgtcgctttggataaaagcgtctgctaaatgactacatgtaaataggTTATCTTGTTAACAGATTAACATGGTagaactagctagctaattgCAATGTTTCTCATTGCGGCACTTTTGCTGTCTCGGTTGGAGTATGCCTGACTCCTAACGTCGTACCGATGGGTTCTCTCTTCCCATCACTCCAGGAGTACATCCTCGCGTTCTTCGGTCCAGAAACCAGCCATTGTTGAGCCTATTTGTCAAGATATTGAGCTGTCAGAATGTTGGAGTTCGTTGGAAATCGCTCAACATTGGTCAGACATTCTGCAACAATCCGACTGAACATGCTGAACTCTTCCAACAGTACCCGACAATgaccaacaaacacaaactgcTGGCGCACACTGACCCGACTGTTGGTGTTTGTTGGCATTTGTTGTAGAATGTTGGCGTGTGTCGAGGCAGTGTGCAAGCTATGCTACTGCCTGCCAGTGAGATGTATATTAGACAGGAGGCAAACGCATTCAGGAGCAAGAATCCCAATCATGCCGTTAGCACTCTACAACATAATATTATTTATATCTTGATAATGTTCCCCTTATTGTTTGAGACAACATATATTAATTATCTGATTTGTGATGTACTATACAGCTGCTGAAACAATTCATGGAAAAGCTCAGAACAGCTTACACAACAACTGCTGCATTTATGCAGAAGAAGCTTCCCTTGGTCAGCCAGACACTGAGGGCCCTGTCTGCTCTGGATCCCCTTCTGAAAGGTCACTCACAGGCAACCATCCAGCTGAAGAGGTTGAGTGATATGGTGGCCCACCTCCAACCAACTGAGAGAGATGCCCATCAGGAAATCATTCGATACAATGTTGATCTGTCCCTGCCCAGTTTCAAGGATGGGGATTGCTTGGTGGAGTGGTGGGGTCATGTCTCTGGGAAAGAGAAATATCTAGTTCTCACTGCATTGGTAAAATGTGGTATTTCTATTTTTCATGGTTCAAGAGTGGACTCATCCTTCAGTCTGATGAATGAAATCATCGACCCCAGAATTCGacctccttctcaccttttttacccctgacctgtttgcatgcctgattccttcttcttaattcggataaaaccgaggttcaaatttccggccctaaaaaatacagaaataatttatccaatctgaccttagacttagacggcgtcaaagtatctcaaagccagctggtaaaaaatctaggagtcacattggacccagacctttcgtttgagtaccatattaagcaaattaccagaaccgcatttttccatctacgtaatattgccaaaatacgaacattttctctcaaaggatgatgcagAAAAACGaaaacatgcttttgttacgtcccgactggactactgcaatgtgttgttttctggcctcccaattacctacctaaaaaatgtacagcgggtgcaaaatgcttctgctagactattgactaaaacaagaaagtttgatcatgtaacatctactcttatctccctattgcaccctattgccccgcaaggactctaagatctcaagatgccggctatctggtaatacccaaagttaagaaaaaaacagctggaggtagggcgttctcacatagagcacctcttctctggaacaaattacctgtctcaattaaggaggctaatactgtttcgacatttaaaactagattaaaaacgttctttattagtcaattctatgattgttaaagggaagcatgtgtgtactttctatgtaaacctggggtgtgcgcttgcctatgtgtgtatcacatgtaacttttaaattgtaattatagcttatgttcacattgcccatctagatgttacaaataaagtaaacttgttactgtatattgttactatcatagttccgttgctgtatattgctactgttatagtttttattactagttggagacaacaggggactggttgttttcatccttattcgtataagtataatatggcattctctaatccctgctctcctctctctgtccccccccacacattccctgtggtgtggggggtttgagctgtcaggacttGCCTGgccgtcggtctgccaacgctggaccaggtcgtcaaccggaatccagtctccatgacggccatcactgagtttcccggtcccatccaacgtctataaagccgaacaatggattttggtgtttcaaaacccattgacactgtatgactatgtttagcttgtgttctgctcctctcttttaccaaccgtctctggaagaggggatccctctctgaattgctcctcccaaggtttcttccattttttctcccgttgggagtttttctgggagtttttccttgtcttccttgagggtttaggttggttgaggggcagttctatgggcgtatgtcaatccctctgtgacatgcttgcgtgttaaaagggctatacaaatacatttgatttgatttatgacctgcaaatggcatcactttgaaaattgacattggggcgtggcctgtagcgtggcctgtagcgcgtCTCACGTGGCCCATGTTTAGTATGGTagtcagggccggcccaaggcataagcaaaCTAAGCGTCTGCTTTAGGGCCtccgtggccaccagagggcccccaagagaacattaaattacagtttaatgtaccgtgtttcttcgattaaacgctgcatcaaaaatgaacattgtgtaataaacgccgccccagAAATACGGTAGTAGCAGCATGTCGTAAAAAATACCTAGTAGCCGCATGTCATTTTAATAAACATTCTGTTGTGTTGCACTCGGGGTCCATAGCTGCCTATGCATTTCAAATATCTAAACATagctaccttacttagcaaatgactctagctagaaggGAATagacattagaagggaagcttacgaAAAAAAATGCTAGAAAAcaaatagcagtctagcctattgccaacgcctgtctagattatcttttgaaagaactggagaaagcaggtgctcttgcgttagcaagctaaactagtttacatggctACAGAAGGTAGTCTAggtgtttttatgtttttctagctgttcttgcattcctggcaaatcagcgttaacaaaaagcagatgagatagagctacctagtctaactaacattgacatttgatGGTTGCTTAATCTGTGATTTAGAAGACCGTACTTTTCAAATTTAgcttgacgttgtcatactcataattctagtcagaatatgagtctgataactctaaacaaattcaacccaagcgctctttggtgacgtggttgattgcgttactgttgatcatttgtccatcatcgtataaagcccgccctgacaatttcattggtcggaacagctcctgttctcgTATAGTTTTTCCGGAACCGAGCTACTCCAGACCCGACTTCCGGACcacttttttttgtgggcgggttcaagttgggctggcagccaggctagttcaAACTATCTTTACGAACAGTTAATGTAGCAAACTAacacgttagcatgctagcgcAGACAGCCTAGAATACCATATTTCTTAGATTAAACGTCACCCTCAAATAAAcaccgccctcgaataaacggcaCACTAAAAATGAACAATGTGTAATAAATCGAAGTTTAATCaaataaatacggtaattaCGGAAAGAAAAACgcagaggggcccccaaatcaattcggCCCCAAGTCTTGGGTCTCGAAAAATATCGTTATCGTTatattttggattggacgtatagttttgcgtctaggttaacttgtttgaggtgtggattctagcaacatttctgttattctctgccctcagcgcatTTGCAGCCATAGcagcaccatcaccgtggcaaccacacaaacacgcgccagtctcttacacaggtgattggtattagctgattagtggagacacaagacaagatattcagtcaactcgtctcattaaaacaGGGCTCCCACGGTACCTGAAAACCATGGAAAACATGGAATAAATTTTAATTAGTCATGGAAACTGAGCAAAAGTGAACCCTTACATGGTAATTGAAACAGTTGTCCTGGAAAATGTTATTGGATGATGTGTAAAATAGTAATAAAATGAAACTATTGAGCACAGAATTAAGATGAGTTTATAAAACCCCtttaagactagtcttagccttagactgtcttaaattgtcaAGTTAGACAAGTCTAACTAATCCTGtctgttgcataaatagtaagactacttaatttgaggtaaaaaagttagccacctctcaccctggggccagttgcataaaaatagacctagtcataggccgaatcccaatactcccccttacccctaacCCTGAggttacccctagcccttggctcTCGAAACTGAgtggtaagggctacatatccctaagaaatgggacgccacttggttacaggtacgtcatctagcaagtaatgttatgcactgatattaaacaaaatttgctgctaatggagtttacttaaaactgtagacatgctagtcaaagaaatgcgtgactgttgtgcaattcagcactgtgacattagcgtaccaaactaccgatttttagaaacgttacAATTAGGAACATACATGTTCAGGACTTTTTTTATCTAtaaattaagccgaaaatattacatttatcggactctctggatgatctggccaccattgttgccggtcgcgcaatATTCACAtggccctaggtttcaagtaagctccctatcttacttggttttaaggggtgtataccccttacagtgcgtgtccactgcagcgacgcgatgcaagCGACAATATGTTTTCCATTAATTTCCAATGGAGCCAGgtgaatcgcttgcgtggtgcattgtgggtagtgaCGCGACGCGAttcgagttgagattttctcaactttatgcatatgaggagcgattttagctaccgatggccaatcggattgttttcctgtttctcgtaacgtaggaaccatggtaaacatttctagctctCAGTTTCAGAATGGAGGAGAAAATAATTGCTTGTGTAACTGCTTACATctctgtattcgtacagagatgtaaataaaaaaaacgataCTTGGCGCAAGGTCGCAAGGTTGCCGAAGATGTTGGTGCTCTTGGTGggtattttgtactttcaaattcagtctagTCAAAtgacgtaacttcgttctgtggtatctagagctagctagcctagttaGCCCGGCTGGGACTCCATAgttgtatcgacagattagcaaaGACTTCGACTTCGagtaataatacatttttacacgtcaacgtgtatgtctaaaTTGTCTATATTAAACAGTTTTCAAATAATTTATTTCTAGCTGAGGTTTGCAAAAAAGTGGAAGAATTTGAGGGACAGCTacaagagggaggagaacaggGAGAAAGAGTTGGGCAGGAGTGGAGCAGGTCTTTCCAATCACAAAACTTGGAAGTATGCTGCTGTGATGGGGTACCTGGCTCCATTTATGGAGTACAGAGACTCCAGCAGCAACTTCCAGAGGCCTGCCACCTTATTCCCAGTCAGCCAGGCCAGTGAAGATCTAGAGCAGACAGCAGCCAGTgccacacagccagacagcgAGCCAGAAACCCCTGCCAGTGAAGCCGGAGCTTCCCCTGCTAGTCAGGCAGCTGCAACCACGAGCCAGCCCCCAGGATCCTCTGGTCAAAAGAGGGTGCGCAAAGAGAGGCTGACCAAATATGAGGAGAGGATGCGTGGTGCTATGGAGCAGGCCCAGACAcctgctcctcttccaccacctcAAGCAGAGGATGAAAATGACCTTTTTTTTTAAGCCTTCTCCCTGCACTCAAAAGACTAGGATGTTAGGTATTACTATGAATTGTTGGTTGTGAAAATTAATTATGATAAGAAAAACAATGATTTAAGCTCATATTTTATGAaaagaacattctggaacagCTTGCTTTTTTGTGATTAATGTGGGTGGTAtggctgcacgattatggccaaaatgataatcacgattattttgtcaatattgagatcacgattaattatcacgattatttgttgattttaacttAATCAAATTttattgtcacaatgcattgtacctgcagaatggatttgaataaaactcaaaatatacaatcaataaaaaactaaTATTCCACGACAGAATTTAAccaaattagaacatttcaGAACTATGCAGAAAATACTAGTTTACAGGTTTTTGGAAAGTTTTACTACGCGTATTCGAATTGAAAACGATCTCCatccacactagcgttttcatatcgttttccaaatgtttgccgtccaccctaacacgggtacatgacaattgttgtcatggtcacgccactcctgcccctgcctcacgccacggtgccctgtttacatactcctctggcaatacTATTTGGTTTTTTAAAATGTTCCCACCAGCTAcctgttcagccaggtctcaccaGAATCGCCGCTctatgtttggtttaaaccgtcttctctgccttgtccccctatcgttcaggcacaccgagtacatCGCTCGCCTTCtacgtaggagtaacgcgtatctagCCTATTAAGTTataatacttgtacctgaagtacattaactaaactggtaaataaattatagagatggagcagcatatttctttcaccttccatgttcatcttgacattatagctatagagcgaaaGCTGCCCCcaatgccatggcaactgaacgtcattgtatctgaaaagctccgtggaccccgtccacaccaCTACGCGAACCCAgggttttcaaatgtctctggctaggggagcgtattcgaaaagctccgtTTTCAGAGTTCATATGTATGCTTTTCTAAATGTACTCGGGCTGGTGTGGATggggcctctgtcctctgtaaccgtctacatctagaaactaagctgCTTGGTGCAGGGAATATCTCGTGATTagacattaggtgtattcgactccatgcagcgccgcagccggctgcattctacagattggagaaagaatttatcatagcccaatacataaaatgacaacatttccgactttacagagccgtttataactcctccccaACTGCAAGTGGCAACTCTCTTTGGTCGTTTCATGAAGCCGCAGCCGATGTCaaacgcacctattggtttacggagcgctagattggctttgcaaaaaatcTCTCCTGGGGACCTGCTGACCCCTCCTGGCCAGGATTGGCTGCTGGAGATCCCCTGGCACCTCTCCTGGACATTCCGATGTAGTTGTGGAGGATGCAGGTGGCCTTCACACACGCCTCTGCTTTTGCCGGGTTGACACCAATGACACGCCGATACATTCTCCACTGGCTGGAGAGTATGCCAAAGGCACACTCTATTGTCAACCTGGCACGGCTGAGGCGGTAATTGAACATCCTCTTTTCCTTGGACAGGTGTGTCCCAGGGAAGGGGCGCAGGAGTTTGCTCCGCAGAGGAAAGGCCTCATCACCCACAAAGACGTGTGGCAGTGGTCCACGTGGCTTCAGGGACGATGCAGTTCTCTGGGAGGTCCAGGGGGCCACCTGCATCCTCCACAACTACATCGAGATGTCCAGGAGAGGTGCCAAGGGATCTCCATACTTCAGGGCCTCACTAAATGCAGAGTTCCCCAGGGTCCCGCCGTCACTGTTCTGTCCATACCCACCGACATCAATGACCCGGAACATGGAGTCGGTGTCCACAACCGCAAGGAGAACGATGGAGAATGTCCCCTTGTAATTGTGGTACAGTGACCCTGAGTTATGAGGGGCCTGGATGACTACATGCTTGCCATCGATGGAGCCCAGGCAGTTTGGGAAGTTCCACCTCTGAAGGAAGCCTTCAGCAATGGCCCTCCAGTCCTGCTTGGTCGGCACAGGAAGGAACTCCTCTACCAGGCAGTCCCAAATGGCTTTAGACACAGCCCCAACAATACGTGCCACAGTACATGAGCCCACCCGATAGCTGAAGCTGATTGACATGAACGAATCCCCCTTGGCAAGGTATctacaaagacagaaaataatGCATAGAAAATAAGTACACTATATTTATGTCCGAGAACACTGATATATTAACTGTTTACTATAAATGCTATTAAAGCTTACCGTAGACAAATAGCGAGGCGTTCAGCTGGGCTGATCGCCTCGATGAACGAGGTGTTTAGCCTCGCTATCCGGGGTCGCACTCTGGTCAGCAGGTC of Hypomesus transpacificus isolate Combined female unplaced genomic scaffold, fHypTra1 scaffold_89, whole genome shotgun sequence contains these proteins:
- the LOC124466278 gene encoding uncharacterized protein LOC124466278, which gives rise to MNNIQRVAFIALLYCRRRRRRLFWVHPIRRLRTNNGAYHRLVQELRLDNDMFQRYFRLNRAEFDDLLTRVRPRIARLNTSFIEAISPAERLAICLRYLAKGDSFMSISFSYRVGSCTVARIVGAVSKAIWDCLVEEFLPVPTKQDWRAIAEGFLQRWNFPNCLGSIDGKHVVIQAPHNSGSLYHNYKGTFSIVLLAVVDTDSMFRVIDVGGYGQNSDGGTLGNSAFSEALKYGDPLAPLLDISM